AATCTTACCAAATTTTGATTCAAGGATGTTCTATTATTCAATTTTGTAACTGGTCGTCGACTAACATATTATAtattgagtaggtcttttgtaagactatctcacgaatctttatctgtgagacggatcaaccatatcgatattcacaataaaaagtaatactcttaactaaaaagtaatattttttcatggatgacccaaattagagattcgtctcacaaaatacgacccgtaagaccgtctcacacaagattttgccttatttatttatgttgttaCAAGCAATTAACTTTAGAATTATAAGGATAGTCATTAAAATCCTTGTGTTTTCGTAATTTAATTAACCAAAACTCAGTATTcagtcaaaacttatcaataatCAACTGGACATGATAATGttctatattaattaaaaataaagttttCGCCTTGTGAAAACAGTAAATCCTtaaatctaacaaccgagatagctgcaattgataaATCCATTTCcgttgatttatttagattaaatatgttATAATAGCACAATGTACCTAATCTAGCACTACTCATGTACCAATCATTcatgaaaattataaattaatgaACTCATTAGTAACATTGgaaaattatatatcgaattaaattgttTGATTAATCgacataaatcaacaaatacttgaaaaaaaaacaagaatattaaattaaacCGCAAAAACTTCACAACgataaaaatgaaatagtagAAATATCATTTGAATCAGAAATAAAACTTTGTCTAGAGTTGTTTGAAGAAATAATGAAAAACTTCCTGGAACCTCTTTATGTTTCACGTTGAGGAGAGAAAATGAAGTAGAGAGAAatttaaagataaaaaaacCAAAAACTATAATAAAATCTAATAATATTAGGAAGAGATTAGGTCTATCAATAAGGAAACTAGAGTTTTTATGGACTAAAACTCTATCAAATCATTCTTTATCTCAATAATATATGTATCTGTCCAAAAGTCTTTAATGAATTAAATTTCATAATTAAGACTCTTAAAATATGACATTTTCATCCTAATTTTCAAGCTCTATGTATATAGTTCAAAGGCACCGTGGGCGTGGGATTATATAGAAGTTGGGCAAGGGGTTAAGCCCGATCTCACAGTCAACTTGTTTGGCACTTATACCTCCCTTTATTTTATCAATTTCCTTCTTTTCTTAAGATTATCTTTTGATAAGATTTTACACCTTGCATATTGTTGATATATCCAAGTAATACCTCGTGGTATTATATGAATTATTGTTTTCATgaaaacaaaaacttgtgtgagacggtctcacgggtcgtatgtgtgagacagatctcttatttgggtcacccatgaaaaaatattattttttatgttaagagtattactttttattgtgaatatgggtaaggttgacacgtctcacagattatgatccgtgagacggtctcacatgagacctactcttcaTTGAATTGCTACTTTTTATATTTGCTCGAAATTGTTTTcggatatttttatttaatgattAAAACCGTGACGAGTCGGATCTCGTATATTACCGGAGTCGATCAATTTAACTATCAAAATTGATcacacaaaatattaaaaaaaaaaagaaaatgttaTGAAAATACTTGTATATGTTAGTTATAAGGACATTGTAACTAAATTAAAAACTTACACTAAATTGCCAAAATTAATCAAACATTTATGATATTAATTTCCTATATTTTCTTACTCGTTACAATTTCATTTTTGGTCCAATCAGTCTAAAAATGAGCATGGAGGTTCTACAATGAATTCATCATCCATTTGGTGTGTGCGCATGATTCGACTCTCGAGTTAACTCCCCGCGCTCAAGGTCCACGCAGGTGGCCCCGCCGCCAACATCCACGGCGGCTCCGCCATCTGTCGGCTTTCTGCTTATACTGAGAATCCTCTTCAAAGTCATCAACCTATTCCTGGAGAACCTCACCCCCTGACTCGCTCCCGAGCAAGGAGCCAAGTCCTCATCCTCCAAGTAGTATTCAAACCTATCAGGCGGCGGCGACACAGTTTCCACGTCCGCCGCCGCGGTATCGCCATTCCCACCCTCCTCACACGAGACGGACTCACCGCCATGACCAGAGCTGGAACCAGGCCTGCCCCGGCTCTGCACTGGTTTGGCCACCCGTTCAACCCGCGACCGGCAAAGGGGACAGGTCGAGTGAGAATAGAACCACATGTCGATACAGTCGACGTGGAAGGAGTGATTACATTTCGGCAGGAGGCGGATGATGTCGTCCTTCTCAAACTCCGACAAGCACACGGTGCATCCCTGCGGCGGCTCCTCCTCTTGCACCTCGCCTCGGGGGTAAAGAAAAACCGGAAGCGAACTCAGCACCACCATCTCTAGCCCCCGATCTACAATGTGGTGGTGAGGGACATTAGTGCCGAAAAGCACGCTGTGAATTCTCGGGCCCGGGCGGCGCCGATGCAGCTCCCTCTCACGGCGCCGCAGACGCATGAAATACCATCGGTCGTAAACGTGGCGGCCGATGACGAAAACCAACGCGGCGGAGAGTATACCGACGACGGCTAGCATTAATTTCTCGCTTAACAAGAACCCATCAGAGGGTTCAGTC
The Primulina eburnea isolate SZY01 chromosome 5, ASM2296580v1, whole genome shotgun sequence genome window above contains:
- the LOC140831740 gene encoding RING-H2 finger protein ATL64-like, with translation MADSDHNVRIETEPSDGFLLSEKLMLAVVGILSAALVFVIGRHVYDRWYFMRLRRRERELHRRRPGPRIHSVLFGTNVPHHHIVDRGLEMVVLSSLPVFLYPRGEVQEEEPPQGCTVCLSEFEKDDIIRLLPKCNHSFHVDCIDMWFYSHSTCPLCRSRVERVAKPVQSRGRPGSSSGHGGESVSCEEGGNGDTAAADVETVSPPPDRFEYYLEDEDLAPCSGASQGVRFSRNRLMTLKRILSISRKPTDGGAAVDVGGGATCVDLERGELTRESNHAHTPNG